From Streptomyces cyaneogriseus subsp. noncyanogenus, the proteins below share one genomic window:
- a CDS encoding cytochrome P450: MTPESHAPTGTGDATLVPPPGCPAHALGPGGLHRLHAAEDLGELYEKLRAEHGPVAPALLHDDVPVWVVLGHAENLHMVRAPAQFCRDSRIWTPLREGMVRPDHPLMPHIAWQPICSHAEGDEHKRLRGAVAGAISTIDFRDLRRHVNRHTQRLVNRFCGQGRADLVGQFAEHLPMGVMCEILGMSGEYNDRLVEAARDALKGTDTAIASHAYVMDALTRLTERRRAEPGEDFASHLITHPAGLTDDEVREHLRLVLFAAYENTANLISNVLRVVLTDPRFRAQLSGGQMTVPEAVEQSLWDEPPFSTIFAYFAKQDIELGGQRIRRGDGLLFGIAPGNVDPRVRPDRFADMQGNRSHLAFGGGPHECPGQDIGRTIADTGVDALLMRLPDVQLDCDEDELTWRSSIASRHLVELPVRFEPKPQQEVTELPSHRPVPAQRATWHVGMERPAAQTEAVPPPGTTAPSVPPGPPSGARPQPLPQAQPQPELVPPPAPGDRPQSVWQRVLRWWRRS, from the coding sequence GTGACGCCTGAATCCCACGCCCCGACCGGAACGGGCGATGCCACGCTCGTACCGCCGCCCGGCTGCCCCGCGCACGCCCTCGGGCCCGGCGGGCTGCACCGGCTCCACGCGGCGGAGGACCTGGGAGAGCTGTACGAGAAACTCCGGGCGGAGCACGGCCCCGTCGCGCCCGCGCTGCTCCACGACGACGTGCCCGTCTGGGTGGTCCTCGGCCACGCGGAGAACCTGCACATGGTGCGTGCTCCCGCACAGTTCTGCCGGGACAGCCGCATCTGGACCCCGCTCAGGGAGGGCATGGTCAGGCCCGACCACCCGCTCATGCCGCACATCGCCTGGCAGCCCATCTGCTCCCACGCCGAGGGCGACGAGCACAAGCGGCTGCGCGGCGCGGTCGCCGGCGCCATCTCCACCATCGACTTCCGGGACCTGCGCCGCCATGTCAACCGGCATACCCAGCGGCTCGTCAACCGCTTCTGCGGTCAGGGCCGCGCCGATCTCGTCGGGCAGTTCGCCGAGCATCTGCCGATGGGTGTGATGTGCGAGATCCTCGGCATGTCCGGCGAGTACAACGACCGGCTGGTGGAGGCCGCGCGCGACGCGCTCAAGGGTACCGACACCGCCATCGCCAGCCACGCCTACGTCATGGACGCGCTGACGCGGCTCACCGAGCGCCGCCGGGCCGAGCCGGGCGAGGACTTCGCCAGCCACCTCATCACCCACCCGGCCGGGCTGACCGACGACGAGGTCCGCGAGCACCTGCGGCTGGTCCTCTTCGCCGCCTACGAGAACACCGCCAACCTCATCTCCAACGTGCTGCGCGTGGTGCTCACCGACCCGCGGTTCCGCGCCCAGCTCAGCGGCGGCCAGATGACGGTGCCCGAGGCGGTCGAGCAATCCCTGTGGGACGAGCCGCCGTTCAGCACGATCTTCGCCTACTTCGCCAAGCAGGACATCGAGCTGGGCGGCCAGCGCATCCGCCGGGGCGACGGGCTGCTGTTCGGGATCGCGCCCGGCAACGTGGACCCGCGGGTGCGTCCCGACCGGTTCGCCGACATGCAGGGCAACCGTTCCCACCTGGCGTTCGGCGGAGGCCCGCACGAGTGTCCCGGCCAGGACATCGGACGGACGATCGCCGACACGGGCGTGGACGCGCTGCTGATGCGGCTCCCCGACGTCCAGCTCGACTGCGACGAGGACGAGTTGACCTGGCGGTCGTCGATCGCCTCCCGCCATCTGGTGGAGCTGCCGGTGCGCTTCGAACCGAAGCCGCAGCAGGAGGTGACGGAGCTGCCGAGCCACCGTCCGGTCCCGGCGCAGCGCGCGACCTGGCACGTCGGCATGGAGCGGCCGGCGGCGCAGACGGAGGCCGTGCCCCCGCCGGGTACGACGGCGCCGTCCGTCCCGCCGGGTCCGCCGAGCGGGGCGCGGCCGCAGCCGCTCCCGCAGGCCCAGCCCCAGCCCGAACTCGTCCCTCCGCCCGCCCCGGGCGACCGCCCGCAGAGCGTGTGGCAGCGCGTCCTGCGCTGGTGGCGCCGCTCCTGA
- a CDS encoding GNAT family N-acetyltransferase yields the protein MPYLTRAVLPAGTLSRTPQPTLPSGDGLVLRPWRTEDAPAVFHAFQDPAMHQWHIRTADSEDEVRGWIAEWQRAWAQECDVQWAVADAAGDRLLGRVALRNVRLGDGVAEVAYWTVAEARGRGVAARATAALAHWALDEIGFHRLELTHSVHNPASCRVAGKTGFGLEGTKRSALRHSDGWHDMHLHARVRGDGV from the coding sequence ATGCCTTATCTCACGCGTGCGGTCCTCCCGGCCGGGACGCTCTCCCGCACTCCGCAGCCCACCCTCCCCTCCGGTGACGGCCTGGTCCTGCGCCCCTGGCGGACCGAGGACGCGCCCGCCGTCTTCCACGCCTTCCAGGACCCGGCGATGCACCAGTGGCACATCCGCACCGCCGACTCCGAGGACGAGGTCCGGGGGTGGATAGCCGAGTGGCAGCGGGCCTGGGCGCAGGAGTGCGACGTCCAGTGGGCGGTGGCCGACGCGGCCGGCGACCGGCTGCTCGGCAGGGTCGCGCTGCGCAACGTCCGGCTCGGCGACGGTGTGGCCGAGGTCGCCTACTGGACGGTGGCCGAGGCCCGCGGCCGGGGCGTCGCGGCCCGGGCCACGGCGGCGCTCGCCCACTGGGCCCTCGACGAGATCGGCTTCCACCGCCTGGAGCTCACCCACTCCGTCCACAACCCGGCGTCCTGCCGGGTCGCGGGGAAGACCGGATTCGGCCTGGAGGGCACCAAGCGCAGCGCGCTGCGCCACTCCGACGGCTGGCACGACATGCACCTGCACGCGCGCGTGCGCGGCGACGGCGTCTGA
- a CDS encoding Tn3 family transposase, giving the protein MACEERRPEQVRDEQEMFVLCLRILQSALVYVNTLMLQDILGEPSGRTSSRPLTGAA; this is encoded by the coding sequence GTGGCGTGCGAGGAGCGGCGGCCGGAGCAGGTGCGGGATGAGCAGGAGATGTTCGTGCTGTGCCTGCGGATTCTGCAATCGGCCCTGGTCTACGTGAACACCCTGATGCTCCAGGACATCCTCGGCGAACCGAGTGGGCGGACCTCCTCACGCCCGCTGACCGGCGCGGCCTGA
- a CDS encoding DUF4158 domain-containing protein — MDLDDLVEHWTLLKDEQGLVSGKRGATRLGFAVLLKFYTQYGRFPWGRFELPGEAVEFVARQVQVPASELDAYERSGRTVEYHRADPWAPGLS, encoded by the coding sequence TTGGACCTGGACGACCTGGTCGAGCACTGGACGCTGTTGAAGGACGAGCAGGGACTCGTGTCCGGCAAGCGCGGTGCGACGAGACTGGGCTTTGCCGTGTTGCTGAAGTTCTATACGCAGTACGGCCGGTTTCCCTGGGGCCGGTTCGAGTTGCCGGGCGAGGCGGTGGAGTTCGTCGCCCGGCAGGTACAGGTGCCCGCATCCGAGTTGGACGCGTACGAGCGGAGCGGCCGGACGGTCGAGTACCACCGCGCAGATCCGTGGGCACCTGGGCTTTCGTGA
- a CDS encoding roadblock/LC7 domain-containing protein: MIQQRGNFDWMLKELYDGVPGIEMIVVLSADGLRIARYAGDPDAADRVAAACAGLQSLAGAVAQEIPDSDGRMKLVIIEIDGGYFYLMAAGANAYLAVLSDIVCEPGLMSNRMRDLVARIGPHLTSPARHSGQTV; the protein is encoded by the coding sequence GTGATCCAGCAGCGAGGCAACTTCGACTGGATGCTCAAGGAGCTCTACGACGGGGTCCCGGGCATCGAGATGATCGTGGTGCTCTCCGCGGACGGACTGCGCATCGCCCGCTACGCCGGCGACCCCGACGCCGCCGACCGCGTCGCCGCCGCCTGCGCGGGCCTGCAGAGCCTGGCGGGTGCGGTCGCGCAGGAGATCCCGGACAGCGACGGCCGGATGAAACTGGTCATCATCGAGATCGACGGCGGCTACTTCTACCTGATGGCCGCGGGCGCCAACGCCTATCTGGCGGTGCTGTCCGACATCGTCTGCGAGCCCGGCCTGATGAGCAACCGCATGCGCGACCTGGTCGCCCGCATCGGTCCCCATCTGACCAGCCCGGCGCGGCACAGCGGGCAGACCGTATGA
- a CDS encoding site-specific integrase, with translation MEGLFPQDKRGKITAKGGATEWIHWQSGTAQLLPRLIARRTRGPLFLTDRRAPAGTPTLDVCPLTGRARLSCRRAEEIFEENTRLLANPLASPDDIEDLDGFTLHRLRHSALTHDAEGGTSTPMLLARSRHAVRSLERYARPGVHAVARHVAERDRAARRRT, from the coding sequence GTGGAAGGCCTGTTCCCGCAGGACAAACGCGGGAAGATCACTGCCAAGGGCGGGGCGACGGAGTGGATTCACTGGCAGTCCGGCACCGCCCAGCTGCTGCCCAGGCTGATCGCCCGCCGTACCCGTGGCCCACTGTTCCTCACCGACCGCAGGGCCCCGGCCGGGACGCCGACGCTCGACGTGTGCCCCCTGACCGGCCGGGCCCGGCTCTCCTGCCGCCGGGCTGAGGAGATCTTCGAGGAGAACACCCGACTGCTGGCCAACCCGCTCGCCTCGCCCGACGACATCGAGGACCTGGACGGCTTCACGCTGCATCGGCTACGCCACAGCGCCCTGACACACGACGCGGAGGGCGGCACCTCCACCCCCATGCTGCTGGCCCGGTCCAGGCACGCCGTCCGATCCCTGGAGCGGTACGCCCGCCCCGGCGTTCACGCAGTCGCCCGACACGTTGCCGAGCGCGACCGCGCCGCACGTCGCCGGACGTGA
- a CDS encoding sensor histidine kinase — protein sequence MVSADTPAGRRELPVASLLLLPAILMAAVTGAAVALVTEPARLAVAGCGAVATLLVAATAAEAVRRGRVVRALRAEHARETARLERLIADQDEEVARLGGEILPTALRHMRRGNTPRETMLRLADLDPSYGMISEPQQRLLRIMLEIIDHEDTLRDSTERSFVSIARRVQAIVHQQANELREMEEDHGRNPEVFDDLLRIDHGNALIGRLADSISVLGGGRPGRQWPEPVALYSVLRGAMSRILEYRRIHLASIAKVNVKGTAVEPVIHAAAELLDNATRYSPPNTKVHVTATEVQTGVAIEIEDAGVSLSEDARARIEGMLERAKAGVDLQDLGESPRLGLAVVGRLCTAFNMQVSLRASAYGGVRAILVVPSQMLTEEPGVGLAHGIGATSVPKREPDALEGPKRPPKKRRPTSPRIPATISLEDDVPVVTEWTAGGLPQRRSRVKTPLSRRIAEQAAAEREEAERAARAAADRARNAAWSRPEPEPVQEVEEPPPGLWVEAFWEGLKGDPDPHAFTQPPNEPAHAPADDEGDLK from the coding sequence ATGGTGAGTGCTGATACCCCTGCCGGCCGCCGCGAACTTCCCGTCGCGTCCCTGCTGTTGCTGCCGGCGATACTGATGGCCGCGGTGACCGGGGCCGCCGTCGCCCTGGTGACGGAACCGGCCCGGCTCGCCGTCGCCGGGTGCGGTGCCGTCGCCACACTCCTCGTGGCCGCGACGGCCGCCGAGGCGGTACGCCGTGGCCGCGTCGTCCGTGCCCTGCGCGCGGAGCACGCCCGGGAGACCGCCCGCCTGGAGCGGCTGATCGCCGACCAGGACGAGGAGGTCGCCCGGCTCGGCGGCGAGATCCTGCCCACCGCGCTGCGCCACATGCGCCGGGGGAACACCCCCCGCGAGACGATGCTGCGCCTCGCGGACCTCGATCCCTCCTACGGGATGATCAGCGAGCCGCAGCAGCGCCTGCTGCGGATCATGCTGGAGATCATCGACCACGAGGACACCCTGCGCGACTCCACCGAGCGCTCCTTCGTCAGCATCGCCCGGCGGGTCCAGGCGATCGTCCACCAGCAGGCCAACGAACTGCGCGAGATGGAGGAGGACCACGGCCGCAACCCCGAGGTCTTCGACGACCTGCTGCGCATCGACCACGGCAACGCGCTGATCGGCCGCCTGGCCGACTCCATCTCCGTCCTCGGCGGTGGCCGGCCGGGCCGCCAGTGGCCCGAGCCGGTCGCGCTGTACAGCGTGCTGCGCGGCGCCATGTCCCGGATCCTGGAGTACCGCCGCATCCACCTGGCCTCCATCGCCAAGGTCAACGTCAAGGGCACCGCCGTCGAGCCGGTCATCCACGCCGCCGCCGAACTCCTCGACAACGCCACCCGCTACTCCCCGCCGAACACCAAGGTGCACGTCACCGCGACCGAGGTGCAGACCGGCGTGGCCATCGAGATCGAGGACGCCGGCGTCAGCCTCAGCGAGGACGCCCGCGCCCGGATCGAGGGCATGCTGGAGCGCGCCAAGGCCGGTGTCGACCTCCAGGACCTCGGGGAGAGCCCGCGCCTGGGCCTGGCCGTCGTCGGCCGGCTGTGCACGGCCTTCAACATGCAGGTCTCGCTGCGCGCCTCCGCGTACGGCGGCGTCCGCGCCATCCTCGTCGTACCGAGCCAGATGCTCACCGAAGAGCCCGGCGTCGGACTCGCCCACGGCATCGGCGCCACCTCGGTGCCCAAGCGGGAGCCCGACGCGCTGGAGGGCCCCAAGCGCCCGCCCAAGAAGCGCCGCCCCACCAGCCCCCGCATCCCGGCGACGATCTCCCTGGAGGACGACGTCCCCGTCGTCACCGAGTGGACCGCGGGCGGCCTGCCCCAGCGCCGCAGCCGGGTCAAGACCCCGCTCAGCCGGCGGATCGCCGAACAGGCCGCCGCCGAGCGGGAGGAGGCGGAGCGCGCGGCCCGCGCGGCCGCCGACCGGGCCCGGAACGCCGCCTGGTCCCGTCCGGAGCCCGAGCCGGTCCAGGAGGTGGAGGAGCCCCCGCCGGGGCTGTGGGTCGAAGCCTTCTGGGAGGGCCTGAAAGGCGATCCGGACCCGCACGCATTCACCCAGCCGCCCAATGAGCCGGCCCACGCTCCGGCCGATGACGAGGGAGACCTGAAGTGA
- a CDS encoding RluA family pseudouridine synthase, which yields MRRRTPPPPAPLPQRHGVDPVRVRLPAAGAWATVREHLVERLSGAGAGVVDGMFEAGLVVGADGRPVAADAPYEPGLFVWFHRELPDEVRVPFPLEVVHRDEHIVVVDKPHFLATTPRGSHVAETALARLRRELGVETLTAAHRLDRLTAGLVLFTVRPEERGAYQTLFRDRRVRKEYEAVAPYDPSLALPRTVRSRIVKERGVLTAREVAGEPNAVTHVELIDHRPWREAALGRYRLVPATGQTHQLRVHMNALGVPILGDPLYPDVAAPAPAGDFRRPLQLLARALEFTDPVTGREHRFRSERALDAWAAYDRWAAGR from the coding sequence ATGAGACGCCGTACCCCGCCCCCGCCCGCTCCCCTCCCCCAGCGCCATGGGGTCGACCCCGTACGGGTGCGGCTGCCCGCCGCCGGTGCGTGGGCCACCGTGCGCGAGCATCTGGTGGAGCGGCTGTCCGGTGCGGGCGCCGGGGTCGTCGACGGGATGTTCGAGGCCGGGCTGGTGGTCGGCGCGGACGGCCGGCCGGTGGCGGCGGACGCGCCCTACGAGCCCGGACTCTTCGTCTGGTTCCACCGGGAACTGCCCGACGAGGTGCGGGTGCCCTTCCCCTTGGAGGTCGTCCACCGCGACGAGCACATCGTGGTCGTGGACAAGCCGCACTTCCTGGCCACCACCCCGCGCGGCAGCCATGTCGCCGAGACCGCGTTGGCGCGTCTGCGCCGGGAGCTGGGCGTCGAGACGCTGACCGCCGCCCACCGCCTGGACCGGCTCACCGCCGGGCTGGTGCTGTTCACGGTGCGCCCGGAGGAACGCGGCGCGTACCAGACGCTGTTCCGGGACCGGCGGGTGCGCAAGGAGTACGAGGCGGTCGCCCCGTACGATCCCTCGCTCGCCCTGCCCCGGACCGTGCGCAGCCGGATCGTGAAGGAGCGCGGCGTGCTGACCGCCCGGGAGGTCGCGGGCGAGCCGAACGCCGTCACCCACGTCGAGCTGATCGACCACCGCCCGTGGCGGGAGGCCGCTCTGGGCCGCTACCGGCTGGTGCCCGCCACCGGCCAGACCCACCAGCTCCGCGTGCACATGAACGCGCTCGGTGTGCCGATCCTCGGCGACCCCCTCTACCCGGACGTCGCCGCCCCGGCGCCGGCCGGCGACTTCCGCCGGCCGCTCCAGCTCCTGGCGCGCGCGCTGGAGTTCACCGACCCGGTCACGGGGCGGGAGCACCGGTTCCGCAGCGAGCGGGCGCTGGACGCCTGGGCGGCGTACGACCGCTGGGCCGCGGGGCGATGA
- a CDS encoding DUF742 domain-containing protein: MTPPQRQRRHPRSQPSAAPPAPGAPPQEGEKKNPERLYVIGGGDADGERAELDLVTLIVARADDPPASATPEQAAVLRLCSAPLSVAELSAYLSLPFSVVTVLLTELLTTGLVHARAPIVRQKVADRSLLEAVMHGLQRL, from the coding sequence ATGACTCCTCCGCAACGCCAGCGGCGACACCCGAGATCCCAGCCGTCCGCCGCGCCCCCCGCACCGGGTGCTCCGCCGCAGGAGGGCGAGAAGAAGAACCCCGAACGGCTGTACGTGATCGGCGGTGGGGACGCCGACGGCGAACGCGCCGAACTCGACCTCGTGACGCTGATCGTGGCCCGTGCCGACGACCCGCCGGCGTCCGCCACCCCCGAGCAGGCCGCCGTACTGCGGCTGTGTTCCGCCCCGCTGTCCGTGGCGGAGCTGTCGGCCTACCTGAGCCTGCCGTTCAGCGTGGTGACCGTCCTGCTCACCGAGCTGCTGACGACGGGTCTGGTACACGCGCGTGCCCCGATCGTCCGTCAGAAGGTTGCCGACCGATCTCTTCTCGAAGCGGTGATGCATGGACTTCAAAGACTCTGA
- a CDS encoding virginiamycin B lyase family protein — MSVADKGAGPYGIAAGPDSALWLTFAHSGRIARLTLDGELNEYPLESPECRPTVITPGPDGALWFTRSQDHRIGRITADGETESFPVPTPDSGPFGITAGPDDAMWFTEMNTDRIGRITSTGDITEFVLPCTGAYPSAITAGPDGALWFTLNQANAIGRITVHGDIVIHRLPTPSAAPVGITSDGAALWFVEIAAGQIGRISVDGAIKEFPLPDPTAKPHAIVAASTGDCWFTEWGANSIGHITGSGKITEYSLPSPSSEPHGITLGPDGALWAALETGGVARLEP, encoded by the coding sequence ATGTCCGTGGCAGACAAGGGCGCTGGGCCGTACGGCATCGCGGCCGGACCTGACAGCGCACTGTGGCTCACCTTCGCGCACAGCGGCCGCATCGCGCGCCTCACCCTCGACGGCGAACTCAACGAATACCCCCTGGAATCGCCCGAGTGTCGCCCTACGGTCATCACGCCCGGGCCCGACGGAGCACTGTGGTTCACCCGATCCCAGGACCACCGGATCGGCCGCATCACCGCCGACGGTGAAACGGAGTCCTTCCCCGTGCCGACGCCCGACAGCGGACCATTCGGGATCACCGCCGGTCCGGACGATGCGATGTGGTTCACGGAGATGAACACCGACCGGATCGGACGCATCACCAGCACGGGAGACATCACCGAGTTCGTCCTTCCCTGTACGGGCGCCTATCCCTCGGCAATCACCGCAGGCCCTGATGGGGCCCTGTGGTTCACACTCAACCAGGCGAACGCGATCGGCCGCATCACTGTCCACGGAGACATCGTTATCCACCGGCTCCCCACCCCGAGCGCTGCACCCGTGGGCATCACCAGCGACGGCGCCGCCTTGTGGTTCGTCGAGATCGCAGCGGGCCAGATCGGCAGGATCTCGGTGGACGGCGCGATCAAGGAGTTCCCGCTCCCTGACCCTACGGCCAAACCCCATGCCATCGTCGCGGCCTCCACCGGGGACTGCTGGTTCACCGAATGGGGAGCCAACAGCATTGGCCACATCACCGGTAGCGGCAAGATCACCGAGTACAGCCTGCCGTCACCGTCGTCCGAGCCGCACGGCATCACCCTGGGTCCCGACGGCGCTCTGTGGGCGGCCCTTGAAACGGGAGGGGTCGCGCGGCTTGAACCGTAG
- a CDS encoding alpha/beta fold hydrolase produces the protein MIGTEIELPVVDGVLSGVDFGGHGEGVLLVHGSGHNAAAWGDVASSLVSECHPIAIDLRGHGQTRLDSTGPEQYWRDIGGVVTALGWDRPVLVGHSTGGYAVTAATASGLVEPAALCIVDGMVLDDRSASLAEHAAARTTEAADRLRTMFRYGWETNDDQMHAYVEQCAREAGGDWLNAGARHELVEEVTRRSFLHRGHRWVRRPTIEEIVTVTTVEPDAEVFPSIEVYDRLTCPMTIVLAEDGFYASRRDEVRAVVDAVPGRRLIDISSNHNIPMTRPADLAAIILDLMRDRAAASVGNVG, from the coding sequence GTGATCGGAACAGAGATCGAACTCCCCGTCGTGGACGGGGTCCTCTCGGGTGTGGACTTCGGCGGCCACGGTGAGGGAGTGCTGCTTGTCCACGGCAGCGGACACAACGCCGCCGCCTGGGGGGATGTGGCGTCCAGTCTGGTGAGCGAGTGTCATCCGATCGCCATCGACCTGCGTGGCCATGGGCAGACCCGGCTCGACTCCACCGGCCCCGAGCAGTACTGGCGAGACATCGGTGGCGTCGTCACCGCGCTGGGCTGGGACCGTCCCGTGCTGGTGGGCCATTCCACCGGCGGGTACGCGGTGACGGCTGCCACTGCCAGTGGCCTCGTGGAACCGGCCGCCCTCTGCATCGTGGACGGCATGGTGCTCGATGACCGTAGCGCGTCACTCGCCGAGCATGCCGCTGCACGGACCACGGAGGCGGCGGACCGTTTGCGGACGATGTTCCGCTACGGCTGGGAAACGAATGACGACCAGATGCATGCCTATGTCGAGCAGTGCGCGCGGGAGGCCGGAGGGGACTGGCTCAACGCCGGAGCACGGCACGAACTCGTCGAGGAGGTCACGCGGCGCTCCTTCCTGCACCGCGGCCACCGGTGGGTACGGCGACCGACCATCGAGGAGATCGTGACTGTCACCACCGTGGAGCCCGACGCAGAAGTCTTCCCGAGTATCGAGGTGTACGACCGCCTCACCTGTCCGATGACGATCGTGCTGGCCGAGGATGGTTTTTACGCCTCGCGGCGCGACGAAGTGCGTGCCGTCGTCGATGCCGTCCCTGGCCGCCGGCTGATCGACATCAGCTCGAACCACAACATCCCCATGACCCGGCCTGCTGACCTCGCCGCGATCATTCTCGACCTGATGCGAGACCGAGCTGCGGCATCGGTCGGGAACGTCGGTTGA
- a CDS encoding GTP-binding protein, with amino-acid sequence MDFKDSDRIPGPRTEDRLPDTAEAAVKIVIVGGFGVGKTTMVGSVSEIRPLTTEETMTQAGIGVDDNFGSASKTATTVAMDFGRISITDELVLYLFGTPGQERFWFLWNGLFEGALGAVVLVDTRRLEVSFDVMGRLEERGVPFVVAVNSFPDAPRYPLPELRTALDLPEEIPIVECDVRRRASSRDVLMTLMRFLHSLALTGALT; translated from the coding sequence ATGGACTTCAAAGACTCTGACCGGATCCCCGGCCCGCGGACGGAGGACCGGCTGCCGGACACGGCCGAAGCCGCCGTGAAGATCGTCATCGTCGGCGGCTTCGGGGTCGGCAAGACCACGATGGTCGGCTCGGTCAGTGAGATCAGGCCGCTGACCACCGAGGAGACCATGACGCAGGCCGGCATCGGGGTCGACGACAACTTCGGCTCCGCGTCCAAGACGGCCACCACCGTGGCGATGGACTTCGGCCGCATCAGCATCACCGACGAACTGGTGCTGTACCTCTTCGGCACCCCCGGCCAGGAGCGTTTCTGGTTCCTGTGGAACGGGCTGTTCGAGGGGGCGCTCGGCGCGGTGGTGCTGGTCGACACCCGCCGGCTGGAGGTCAGCTTCGACGTCATGGGGCGCCTGGAGGAGCGCGGGGTGCCGTTCGTGGTCGCCGTCAACTCCTTCCCGGACGCGCCCCGTTACCCCCTGCCGGAGCTGCGCACGGCGCTCGACCTGCCCGAGGAGATCCCGATCGTGGAGTGCGACGTGCGCCGCCGCGCCTCCAGCCGGGACGTCCTGATGACCCTCATGCGCTTCCTGCACTCGCTCGCCCTGACCGGCGCGCTCACCTGA